A single window of Leptospira wolffii serovar Khorat str. Khorat-H2 DNA harbors:
- a CDS encoding glycosyltransferase family 4 protein, whose amino-acid sequence MIRRMYKIGFDARMIAHSGIGSRIKGILGELAGPASKKGIRITLLGNEKVLKENLSSKILKEYEYLPYDAGIYSIRELIGIPEMKSFDLLDIPHFNVPLRYLDRSIVTIHDIIPFRMRQFHSSFLKQTYLGFILARIRKKARSVITVSDFTAKDLNEVFSFPFEKMHTIYNGIDSHVFRPRTSSEVKKLERKYSIPSGYMLSVGIGKEHKNLGFVLESFAKLWSEGKLSKTWVIAGASGKLPDYLKEKVRGWEDKIKVLPHLTIDELAVLYSGAGMLVYPSLYEGFGFPPVEAEACACPVLSSDTSVLPEILGDSAFYFNPYDHASFEKELMGLHSSPKRMSSKKNLGLKNAKRFNWKKSADRIVEEYLRALV is encoded by the coding sequence ATGATAAGAAGAATGTACAAAATCGGCTTCGATGCGAGAATGATCGCGCATTCGGGGATAGGATCCAGGATCAAAGGAATCCTCGGCGAGCTTGCCGGACCCGCCTCAAAAAAAGGAATACGAATCACTCTTCTTGGAAACGAAAAGGTTCTGAAAGAGAATCTTTCTTCGAAAATTTTAAAAGAATACGAATACCTTCCTTACGACGCCGGAATCTATTCGATCCGGGAGCTTATCGGAATTCCCGAAATGAAGAGCTTCGATTTGTTGGATATCCCTCATTTTAACGTGCCTCTAAGATATCTGGATCGATCCATAGTAACGATTCACGATATCATTCCCTTCCGGATGAGGCAGTTCCATTCTTCTTTTCTGAAACAAACGTATCTAGGTTTCATTCTCGCAAGGATCCGAAAGAAGGCGAGAAGTGTGATCACAGTATCCGATTTTACCGCAAAGGATTTGAATGAGGTATTTTCCTTTCCGTTCGAAAAGATGCATACGATTTATAATGGAATAGACTCTCATGTCTTTCGTCCTAGAACTTCTTCCGAAGTAAAGAAGTTGGAAAGAAAATACTCCATTCCATCCGGATATATGCTCAGCGTGGGTATCGGTAAGGAGCATAAAAATCTAGGCTTTGTTTTGGAGTCTTTCGCTAAGCTTTGGTCCGAAGGGAAACTGAGTAAAACTTGGGTGATCGCTGGCGCCTCCGGAAAGCTGCCGGATTACCTGAAAGAGAAAGTTAGAGGATGGGAAGATAAAATCAAAGTGCTTCCGCATCTCACAATCGACGAGCTTGCCGTTCTCTATTCCGGCGCGGGGATGCTAGTGTATCCTTCTCTCTATGAAGGTTTCGGATTTCCTCCTGTCGAAGCCGAGGCCTGTGCTTGTCCGGTTCTCTCTTCCGATACCAGTGTGCTTCCGGAAATTTTAGGGGATAGCGCCTTCTATTTCAATCCTTACGATCACGCGTCCTTCGAGAAGGAACTGATGGGTTTACATTCTTCTCCGAAGCGTATGAGTTCTAAGAAAAATCTCGGATTGAAAAACGCAAAACGATTCAATTGGAAAAAATCCGCGGATCGAATCGTAGAGGAATATTTGCGCGCCTTAGTTTAA
- a CDS encoding DUF1289 domain-containing protein has translation MIVRSPCIKICQMDPETGLCEGCFRTLDEIGRWTMYTEEQRKEIRIRIEARKISLKNGLTPT, from the coding sequence ATGATTGTTCGCTCTCCTTGCATCAAGATCTGTCAAATGGACCCGGAAACGGGTCTATGCGAAGGATGTTTTCGTACTCTGGACGAAATCGGAAGATGGACTATGTATACCGAAGAACAAAGAAAGGAAATCCGCATCCGAATAGAGGCACGTAAGATTTCCCTGAAAAACGGGTTAACTCCTACCTAA
- a CDS encoding cation:proton antiporter, whose amino-acid sequence MEHSLSLLTDIALSIIFATLFSHIAKAMKQPLVLGYVVAGLFIGPLFGPFIDSKLHIGYVHSEDSIELISEIGLILLLFIIGLEIDLKELARMGSSMFALGVIQFFVGVGMAWFAFRGFFPPVPGNFDLLYFAIALSLSSTMIVVKVLHDKFEISTVSGRLTIGVLVLQDIWAILFMGIQPDLQDPQIWNVLGSLGKGLALVAIAFLISRFLLSRLFLFAAAKPELVLITSIAWCFFLCGVAEKAELSKEMGALIAGVSIAAFPYGADVISKLSGIRDFFITLFFVALGMKIQAPSPNDLGIAFLAVGFVLASRVLIVAPTVFFSGKGLRAGIIAGLNLAQISEFSLVILALGVQKAHIGKELQAIVLTSMIIASIISTYVILFNDTIARGILSILSVFGIREKREPLESQITGETKRDIVVLGYFRIAQGLIDGIEEDRPSWLKRILVVDFNPIYRQTLESKGIRWAYGDLANPESLHHLGIEEARYVVCTVSDMILKGTTNRRLLESLKSICRHHQPKIILTTDDPKEAEVLRNNGATHVIVPGKLSGLSLFSELRGMVEETIPKNPTKTKSAKPKKSTSNKKKAKSAK is encoded by the coding sequence ATGGAACATTCCCTCAGCCTATTAACCGACATCGCATTAAGCATCATATTTGCGACTCTCTTTTCCCATATCGCGAAAGCGATGAAGCAGCCCTTGGTTCTGGGCTATGTAGTCGCGGGACTTTTTATCGGACCGCTATTCGGACCTTTCATCGACTCCAAACTGCATATTGGTTACGTCCATAGCGAAGACAGCATCGAATTGATTTCCGAGATCGGTTTAATCCTTCTTCTATTCATCATCGGTTTGGAAATCGATCTAAAGGAACTGGCTCGTATGGGTAGTTCCATGTTCGCCTTGGGAGTCATCCAATTCTTCGTGGGCGTGGGGATGGCCTGGTTCGCATTCCGAGGTTTCTTTCCTCCGGTTCCTGGAAACTTCGACCTTCTCTATTTCGCGATCGCTCTCTCCTTGAGTTCCACTATGATCGTGGTAAAAGTTCTTCACGATAAATTCGAGATCAGTACTGTCTCGGGGCGATTGACGATCGGAGTACTCGTATTACAGGATATCTGGGCCATTCTATTTATGGGGATCCAACCCGACTTACAGGATCCTCAGATCTGGAACGTTTTAGGCTCCTTGGGAAAGGGTCTTGCATTAGTAGCGATCGCATTCCTCATAAGCCGTTTCCTTCTCTCCAGACTTTTCTTATTTGCGGCGGCAAAACCGGAACTCGTGCTTATCACTTCCATCGCTTGGTGTTTCTTCCTCTGCGGCGTAGCGGAGAAGGCGGAACTCTCCAAAGAAATGGGAGCTCTCATCGCAGGAGTTAGTATCGCCGCTTTCCCCTACGGTGCGGACGTGATCAGCAAACTCTCCGGAATCCGCGACTTCTTCATCACTCTATTCTTTGTAGCGTTGGGCATGAAGATCCAGGCTCCTTCTCCCAACGATTTGGGAATCGCATTCTTGGCGGTGGGATTCGTTCTCGCAAGCCGGGTCCTGATCGTGGCTCCTACCGTATTCTTCTCCGGTAAAGGACTAAGAGCGGGGATCATCGCAGGTTTGAACTTGGCTCAGATCTCCGAGTTCTCTTTAGTAATTCTGGCATTAGGGGTGCAAAAAGCTCATATCGGTAAGGAATTACAGGCGATCGTTCTCACTTCCATGATCATCGCTTCCATTATTTCCACCTACGTGATCCTATTTAACGATACGATCGCTCGCGGGATTCTCTCCATTCTTTCCGTTTTCGGAATCCGAGAAAAAAGAGAACCTTTGGAATCCCAAATCACCGGAGAGACCAAAAGAGATATCGTAGTTCTCGGTTATTTTCGAATTGCTCAGGGATTAATAGACGGAATAGAAGAAGACAGGCCTTCCTGGTTAAAGCGTATCCTGGTCGTGGATTTCAATCCTATCTACAGACAAACTCTGGAGTCCAAAGGAATTCGTTGGGCCTATGGAGATCTGGCGAATCCGGAAAGCCTACACCATTTAGGAATCGAAGAAGCAAGATATGTAGTATGTACGGTTTCGGATATGATTCTGAAAGGAACCACTAACCGTAGACTCTTGGAATCCCTAAAGAGCATCTGTCGCCACCACCAACCTAAAATCATTCTTACTACGGACGATCCTAAGGAAGCCGAAGTATTGAGAAACAACGGAGCAACTCATGTGATTGTTCCCGGTAAACTCTCCGGTCTATCCTTATTCTCCGAACTTAGAGGCATGGTGGAGGAAACGATTCCCAAGAATCCTACCAAAACGAAATCGGCAAAACCCAAAAAATCGACGTCCAATAAGAAGAAAGCCAAATCGGCTAAGTAA
- the rocD gene encoding ornithine--oxo-acid transaminase, producing the protein MHTQVSQFYLDLEKEYGAFNYEPLPVVLETGKGIFLWDTEGKKYFDFLSAYSAVNQGHCHPKIIDTLKAQAERLTLTSRAFYNDQLGQMEKFLCETFGFDRMIPMNTGVEAAETSVKLARRWGYQVKGIPDEKAKIVFASGNFWGRSLGAISASTDPLSRNDFGPFVPGFETIPFNDTKALEKELENPNVCAFMVEPIQGEAGVLLPDSGYLREIRRICSEKKILLILDEIQTGLGRTGKLLASDHENVKPDILVLGKALSGGTMPVSATLASDEIILTLKPGTHGSTFGGNPLGAAVAKTAVQVLLEEKLSENAEARGIEFRESMQLLRESFPDKIKEVRGKGLLNAVEFFPNKQGNPIAKKICYRLMEDGVLAKQTHDHTIRFAPPLCITKAQMMEASDTISQAIRKTLDES; encoded by the coding sequence ATGCACACGCAGGTCTCTCAATTTTATCTGGATTTGGAAAAAGAATACGGCGCGTTCAATTATGAACCTTTACCCGTAGTCTTGGAGACCGGTAAGGGAATCTTTCTTTGGGATACCGAAGGAAAAAAATATTTCGATTTCTTGTCCGCATACAGCGCGGTGAACCAAGGACATTGTCATCCCAAAATCATAGACACTCTTAAAGCCCAGGCGGAAAGACTCACTCTTACTTCCAGAGCCTTTTACAACGATCAGTTAGGTCAAATGGAGAAGTTTCTCTGCGAAACCTTCGGATTCGATCGTATGATTCCGATGAACACCGGAGTGGAAGCCGCCGAGACTTCCGTAAAACTCGCGAGAAGATGGGGATACCAGGTAAAAGGAATTCCGGACGAAAAGGCAAAAATAGTATTCGCTTCCGGAAATTTTTGGGGAAGGAGTCTCGGAGCCATCTCCGCCTCTACGGATCCTTTGAGTCGAAACGATTTCGGCCCCTTCGTTCCCGGCTTCGAAACGATTCCGTTCAACGATACTAAAGCCCTGGAAAAAGAATTAGAAAATCCGAATGTTTGCGCATTCATGGTCGAACCTATCCAAGGAGAAGCGGGAGTTCTTCTCCCCGACTCCGGATATTTACGGGAAATCAGAAGGATCTGCTCCGAGAAAAAAATTCTGCTCATATTGGACGAAATCCAGACGGGACTCGGAAGAACCGGGAAACTCCTGGCCTCGGATCACGAAAACGTAAAGCCGGATATTTTAGTTTTAGGCAAGGCCCTTTCCGGAGGAACAATGCCCGTCTCCGCTACCCTGGCCTCGGATGAGATCATTCTTACTTTAAAGCCCGGCACTCACGGTTCCACCTTCGGGGGAAATCCCTTAGGAGCGGCCGTCGCAAAAACGGCTGTCCAAGTGCTTTTAGAAGAGAAACTTTCCGAAAATGCGGAAGCCCGGGGAATCGAGTTCAGAGAATCCATGCAACTGTTGAGAGAATCCTTTCCGGACAAAATAAAGGAAGTCCGAGGTAAGGGATTGTTAAACGCAGTGGAATTTTTCCCCAATAAGCAGGGAAATCCTATCGCGAAAAAAATCTGCTATCGTCTTATGGAAGATGGGGTACTTGCGAAACAGACTCATGACCATACGATCCGATTCGCTCCTCCATTGTGCATCACTAAAGCGCAAATGATGGAAGCTTCGGACACTATATCCCAGGCGATCCGTAAAACCCTTGACGAATCCTAA
- a CDS encoding TRL domain-containing protein has product MFLSNCLYTNIKSPGWYYSQSYSDVRGMEPVGKLEGSSCGTSWLWAVYTGDESYEAAVQNAVKDKADLLFDVQTDYSYKSFVFGLYFEKCTRVSGIGVKLPQRLLKKE; this is encoded by the coding sequence ATGTTCCTTTCAAATTGCTTATATACGAACATAAAATCTCCGGGTTGGTATTATTCCCAGAGCTATTCCGATGTTCGGGGTATGGAGCCGGTAGGAAAATTAGAGGGAAGTTCCTGCGGAACCAGCTGGCTCTGGGCGGTTTATACCGGAGACGAGAGTTACGAGGCGGCAGTTCAGAACGCGGTTAAGGACAAAGCGGATCTTCTTTTCGACGTACAGACTGACTATAGTTATAAATCATTCGTCTTCGGATTGTATTTCGAGAAGTGTACCCGCGTATCCGGTATAGGGGTGAAACTTCCCCAAAGGTTGTTAAAGAAAGAATAA
- a CDS encoding DUF423 domain-containing protein, translating into MPSKNSNFLPLLISGILGFLGVALGAFGAHGLKSIVTPDLLLIYETGSRYHLIHSVVLFVIALSDKWGESKSLRVGFWGIFIGILIFSGSLYGLTITGLRILGAVTPIGGVSFLVGWLAISYSAFSFRK; encoded by the coding sequence ATGCCATCCAAAAATTCTAATTTTCTTCCCTTATTGATTTCGGGGATCCTCGGGTTCTTAGGAGTCGCACTCGGCGCGTTCGGCGCCCACGGATTGAAATCCATCGTAACACCGGACCTTCTTCTCATTTATGAAACCGGATCCCGTTATCATCTGATTCATTCCGTGGTTTTATTCGTAATCGCACTCAGTGACAAATGGGGCGAATCCAAATCCTTAAGAGTCGGTTTCTGGGGAATCTTTATCGGAATCCTGATTTTCTCCGGATCCTTATACGGACTAACGATAACAGGATTGAGAATTTTAGGAGCTGTTACGCCGATTGGAGGAGTGTCCTTCTTGGTAGGTTGGCTTGCGATTTCTTATTCGGCTTTTTCTTTTAGAAAATAA
- a CDS encoding PhzF family phenazine biosynthesis protein — protein sequence MKEEYDIYQIDAFTDSLFAGNPAAVVSLKGEWLPDSVLLNIAAENNLSETAFFRSRNEPGEYDLRWFTPGVEVDLCGHATLATAFAIYELSAGGKCDTDSVRFHTASGVLEVFRDKDTYFLDFPSRAPKVSKHALDLSAYFNIRPSFVEEARDILFVFEKESDIRNLIPNHDAIRTLPFFAAIVTAPADPDKPYDFVSRFFAPAKGVPEDPVTGSAHCTLIPYWASRLQKKNLVAYQASQRGGVLLCEDRGERVRIGGKARLFLEGKIRLE from the coding sequence ATGAAAGAAGAATATGATATCTACCAAATCGATGCATTCACCGATTCGTTATTCGCAGGGAATCCGGCCGCAGTCGTCTCTTTAAAAGGAGAATGGTTGCCGGATTCTGTTCTTTTGAATATCGCAGCGGAAAACAATCTATCTGAGACCGCTTTCTTTCGTTCCCGAAACGAACCGGGAGAATATGATCTGCGTTGGTTCACTCCCGGGGTGGAAGTGGATCTTTGCGGACATGCGACTCTCGCTACCGCTTTTGCAATCTACGAACTTTCTGCGGGTGGAAAATGCGATACCGACTCGGTTCGCTTTCATACCGCTAGCGGGGTCTTGGAAGTATTCCGAGATAAAGATACCTATTTTTTGGATTTTCCTTCTCGAGCTCCTAAGGTATCGAAACATGCCTTGGATCTTTCCGCTTATTTCAATATCCGACCGTCCTTTGTGGAAGAGGCTCGGGATATACTATTCGTCTTCGAAAAAGAATCGGACATCAGGAATCTGATTCCGAATCATGATGCGATCCGAACCTTACCGTTTTTCGCCGCGATCGTAACGGCTCCTGCGGATCCGGATAAACCTTATGATTTCGTTTCCAGATTTTTCGCTCCCGCAAAAGGAGTGCCCGAGGATCCGGTTACCGGCTCCGCTCATTGCACTTTGATTCCTTATTGGGCTTCTCGTTTGCAAAAGAAAAATCTAGTCGCTTACCAAGCCTCGCAAAGAGGGGGAGTTTTACTCTGCGAGGATCGCGGAGAAAGAGTAAGAATCGGAGGAAAGGCAAGACTCTTCCTTGAGGGAAAAATTAGATTAGAATAA
- a CDS encoding TetR/AcrR family transcriptional regulator, protein MPAKKKIKKPEGSYHHGNLAETLKSLALNRLEESKDSAFTIREIAREAGVSHAAAYRHFPSHRDLLAEICKEGFIKITEAFTEAEKAASKDDPFDRLHKIGMAYIEFCIRNPGYYRAMWHTDLGPIGELIELQEAGKQSFLKLWETILACKADNGSNFDPRDMATASWSIVHGFSVLMNEYQLNNPVLQIDKNNAMEAAEKILNILLHGLKGRNRG, encoded by the coding sequence ATGCCTGCAAAAAAGAAAATAAAGAAACCGGAAGGCTCCTACCACCATGGAAATCTAGCGGAAACCTTAAAATCCTTGGCCTTAAATCGATTGGAAGAAAGCAAAGATTCCGCTTTTACCATCAGAGAAATCGCAAGAGAAGCGGGAGTCAGTCATGCCGCCGCTTATAGACATTTTCCCTCTCACAGAGACTTACTCGCCGAGATTTGCAAGGAAGGGTTTATTAAAATTACCGAAGCTTTTACGGAAGCGGAGAAGGCAGCTTCCAAAGACGATCCTTTCGATCGTCTACATAAGATCGGTATGGCCTATATAGAATTCTGCATTCGAAATCCAGGATATTACCGAGCTATGTGGCATACGGATTTAGGGCCTATAGGAGAATTAATCGAACTTCAGGAAGCCGGAAAACAATCCTTTTTGAAACTCTGGGAAACCATTCTCGCCTGTAAGGCGGATAATGGATCCAATTTCGATCCCAGGGATATGGCGACCGCGAGTTGGTCCATTGTGCACGGCTTCTCAGTATTGATGAACGAGTATCAACTGAATAATCCCGTATTACAAATCGACAAGAATAATGCGATGGAGGCTGCGGAGAAAATTCTCAACATTCTACTCCACGGATTGAAAGGAAGAAATCGCGGTTAG
- a CDS encoding ABA4-like family protein yields the protein MTPELVFMIASCFALVGWLLLILIPCTKVTGLLVKSGLWSAILSLGYLIILSLNFGQEGGFQSLAAVAQLFSNPWVLLAGWIHYLAFDLFLGVWEVKEADALGIRRWILVPCLLLTFLFGPVGYLIFQVIRIAKGGNRASI from the coding sequence ATGACTCCTGAACTGGTGTTTATGATCGCAAGCTGTTTCGCGCTTGTAGGTTGGCTTTTGTTGATCCTGATTCCTTGTACTAAGGTAACGGGTCTTTTAGTGAAGAGCGGACTTTGGTCTGCAATTCTCTCTCTTGGTTATCTGATCATTCTGAGTTTGAATTTCGGACAAGAAGGAGGTTTTCAATCTTTAGCAGCAGTCGCACAGCTATTTTCGAATCCCTGGGTACTTCTCGCCGGTTGGATTCATTATCTGGCTTTCGATTTGTTTCTAGGAGTATGGGAAGTCAAGGAGGCGGATGCGCTTGGAATCAGAAGATGGATCCTAGTTCCTTGCCTTCTTCTGACTTTCCTATTCGGGCCGGTGGGATACTTGATTTTTCAAGTGATTCGGATTGCAAAGGGAGGAAATCGTGCAAGTATCTAA
- a CDS encoding DUF1801 domain-containing protein, with product MGNLQSPKSGKRSEAENLKIIEEILKPHPGNILKIVGELRKKISSFFPEWEERGYPVWKAIGFRDPKQGYVCGIFPFSERVQLIFEWGVLFTDPKKKLKGETKQIRYLEYSSLNEIDSELILYYLRQSLELPPGKKEKEFIISDRISKSRPPSKKKSKRKT from the coding sequence ATGGGAAATTTACAGAGTCCGAAATCCGGTAAAAGATCCGAGGCCGAAAATCTCAAAATCATCGAGGAAATTCTAAAACCCCATCCTGGAAACATTCTGAAGATAGTCGGCGAACTTAGGAAAAAGATCTCTTCTTTCTTTCCGGAATGGGAGGAGAGAGGATATCCTGTCTGGAAGGCGATAGGATTCCGGGACCCGAAACAAGGATATGTCTGCGGGATTTTTCCTTTTTCGGAAAGAGTGCAATTGATTTTCGAATGGGGAGTCTTATTTACGGACCCTAAAAAGAAATTGAAGGGAGAGACCAAACAGATTCGATATCTGGAATATTCTTCTTTGAATGAAATAGATTCGGAGTTGATTTTGTATTATTTGAGACAGTCTTTGGAACTTCCTCCGGGAAAGAAGGAGAAAGAATTCATTATCTCGGATCGCATTTCCAAGTCTCGCCCACCGAGTAAAAAGAAATCTAAAAGGAAAACGTAA
- a CDS encoding YnfA family protein — MEYLQSIAIFILAGFCEIGGGYLVWLWYREGKPLYYMILGGIVLAAYGLVAALQTSSFGRVYATYGGFFILMSLVWAWKVDGFQPDRYDIIGSFVALLGVGIIYYAPR; from the coding sequence ATGGAATATCTGCAATCGATCGCCATTTTTATTTTAGCCGGGTTCTGCGAGATCGGGGGAGGATATTTGGTCTGGTTATGGTATCGGGAAGGTAAACCGTTATATTATATGATCCTGGGGGGAATCGTACTTGCTGCTTACGGATTAGTGGCCGCTTTGCAAACTTCCTCCTTCGGAAGAGTCTACGCCACTTATGGAGGATTTTTCATCCTTATGTCTTTGGTCTGGGCATGGAAGGTAGACGGATTTCAACCGGACCGTTACGATATCATCGGATCCTTTGTCGCCTTATTGGGCGTCGGGATCATCTATTATGCTCCCCGTTAG